The Magnolia sinica isolate HGM2019 chromosome 10, MsV1, whole genome shotgun sequence genome includes a window with the following:
- the LOC131257486 gene encoding putative 3,4-dihydroxy-2-butanone kinase isoform X3 yields the protein MLLSGLQGLGEAAAAGLSLSDVTAEAKYASEMVGTMGVALSVCTLLGQVASDRLGSRIMELGLGIHGEPGAAVADIQPVDVVVSHVLKQILSMVYFT from the exons ATGTTGTTATCTGGTCTTCAGGGTCTTG GGGAAGCAGCTGCTGCTGGTCTTTCTCTTTCTGATGTTACTGCAGAAGCAAAGTATGCATCTGAAATGGTGGGAACGATGGGTGTCGCCCTCTCTGTTTGTACACTTCTAGGCCAGGTCGCATCAGATCGTTTAGGCTCAAGAATAATGGAGCTAGGTCTTGGAATC CATGGGGAGCCTGGGGCCGCTGTTGCtgacatccaacctgtggatGTAGTGGTATCTCATGTTCTAAAGCAGATTTTATCAATGGTCTATTTCACTTGA
- the LOC131257486 gene encoding putative 3,4-dihydroxy-2-butanone kinase isoform X2: MLLSGLQGLAGEAAAAGLSLSDVTAEAKYASEMVGTMGVALSVCTLLGQVASDRLGSRIMELGLGIHGEPGAAVADIQPVDVVVSHVLKQILSMVYFT, translated from the exons ATGTTGTTATCTGGTCTTCAGGGTCTTG CAGGGGAAGCAGCTGCTGCTGGTCTTTCTCTTTCTGATGTTACTGCAGAAGCAAAGTATGCATCTGAAATGGTGGGAACGATGGGTGTCGCCCTCTCTGTTTGTACACTTCTAGGCCAGGTCGCATCAGATCGTTTAGGCTCAAGAATAATGGAGCTAGGTCTTGGAATC CATGGGGAGCCTGGGGCCGCTGTTGCtgacatccaacctgtggatGTAGTGGTATCTCATGTTCTAAAGCAGATTTTATCAATGGTCTATTTCACTTGA
- the LOC131257486 gene encoding putative 3,4-dihydroxy-2-butanone kinase isoform X1, with protein MLTTICRSLTSNSNPSLRILTGEAAAAGLSLSDVTAEAKYASEMVGTMGVALSVCTLLGQVASDRLGSRIMELGLGIHGEPGAAVADIQPVDVVVSHVLKQILSMVYFT; from the exons ATGCTAACAACAATCTGCAGAAGCTTAACTAGCAACTCCAATCCCTCTCTCAGAATCCTTA CAGGGGAAGCAGCTGCTGCTGGTCTTTCTCTTTCTGATGTTACTGCAGAAGCAAAGTATGCATCTGAAATGGTGGGAACGATGGGTGTCGCCCTCTCTGTTTGTACACTTCTAGGCCAGGTCGCATCAGATCGTTTAGGCTCAAGAATAATGGAGCTAGGTCTTGGAATC CATGGGGAGCCTGGGGCCGCTGTTGCtgacatccaacctgtggatGTAGTGGTATCTCATGTTCTAAAGCAGATTTTATCAATGGTCTATTTCACTTGA